A window of Ipomoea triloba cultivar NCNSP0323 chromosome 2, ASM357664v1 contains these coding sequences:
- the LOC116009704 gene encoding kinesin-like protein KIN-12F isoform X2, with product MADNRFLRKISTSTFRSLLPKSVLSKNKRSSSRAKPKFNNENAAPLHPNFQISDTKFLRSNSVTQKPLPELENSPPTELTTSDIRPQPPELPEPPVKVVVRIRPGHDPTIGGRIVANASKGSVSVGDREFTFDSILGSSSTQEDAFQLVGVPLVKDALAGYNTSLLAYGQTGSGKTYTMWGPPSAMVEAPSANCLQGVVPRIFQMLFSNIQHEQETSGDKQRTYQCRCSFLEIFDEHIGDLLDPSQRNLKIKDDAKYGFYVENLMEEYVSTYEDVTRLLIKGLSSRKVGATSINLKSSRSHIVFTCIIESWCKENASTCFGSLKTSRITLVDLAGFERNILEDADIQCVKEGKYVNKSTSQLGHVVNILAENGGSRILENVPYNSSCLTHLLRESLGGNAKLSVICTVSQDDKHMSDTISTLRFGKLVKLMQNDSVINEISEDDVNDLSDQIRLLKEELIRAKTNVNVFGSNDGYLKGQSARESLNQLRVSLNRSLMLPHNVNDFEDDIHFSEDDIKELAIQISDVQNSYENAIQISDVQNSYENSKETFESKDCSKYSSAEGCEAECYMSCSESENEEISSVRRTRTVLHPGSISINTDHQCPALQNPELSESPKFQNTTRKNLILSSNPSSSGNAVQHIIKSSGFPQTEQQEENKAHPQSRSSRIFPGPAESLAASLHRGLQIIDHYHQNSVSTRSSISSFSFDHFALRPCMSTSKVKTLTQESLEGEQFSDAVSVSLLCSNCQQKESKPSNEVQDRLNTRIALVDESSATEHADQEPKDFEKDLLQALEREKKLEIVCKDQTEKIAQLNQMLSKYKCDKDSHSINDKEKLVSWNGCEGNGQDFINEKCDNKEVQGVENHNDGGNKRFDMLEKEALLKEIEDLRSKLQSNPDAYMNKSVDKVQSSLLQSIQERKSGIYAKVLNEEELEKERERWIELESDWISLTDELRIDLESNRHRAEKVEMELKLQKKCTEELDDALKRAVLGNAKMVEHYAELQEKHNDLIERHRLMVEGIQDIKKAAAKAGTKGCGARFAKSLASELSALRVERERERGLLKKENRSLKAQLRDTAEAVHAAGELLVRLRESQETVYFAEEKLAKAQEENDKLRKQLEKLKSKHKMEINTMKHYLAESRLPEAALRALNRKEYDVTQSHTASHSSGYDDQPWRAEFGAIYQDQHY from the exons ATGGCAGACAACAGATTCTTGAGAAAAATTTCTACCTCAACCTTCCGAAGTCTCCTTCCCAAGTCGGTTCTATCAAAGAACAAGAGGAGTTCCAGCCGTGCAAAACCCAAATTCAACAACGAAAATGCAGCTCCGCTCCACCCCAACTTTCAGATCAGTGACACCAAATTCTTACGCTCAAACTCAGTCACCCAAAAGCCATTACCGGAACTCGAAAATTCCCCTCCAACAGAACTCACCACATCAGATATCCGGCCACAGCCCCCTGAACTTCCCGAACCGCCGGTCAAA GTTGTAGTAAGGATTAGACCTGGACATGATCCCACAATTGGAGGTCGGATAGTTGCGAACGCTTCTAAGGGTTCAGTGTCCGTTGGTGATAGAGAGTTCACTTTTGATTCAATATTAGGCTCGAGTTCCACTCAG GAGGATGCATTTCAATTGGTTGGTGTTCCTCTGGTGAAGGATGCATTAGCAGGTTACAACACATCACTCTTGGCTTATGGACAG ACTGGTAGTGGAAAGACCTACACGATGTGGGGACCTCCAAGTGCTATGGTTGAGGCTCCATCGGCCAATTGTCTGCAGGGTGTTGTTCCTCGCATTTTCCAGATGCTCTTCTCTAATATTCAACAT GAACAAGAGACCTCTGGAGATAAACAGAGAACTTACCAGTGCCGCTGTTCATTCCTTGAG ATTTTCGATGAACATATTGGAGATTTACTGGATCCTTCCCAGAGGAATTTGAAG ATAAAGGATGATGCCAAGTATGGATTTTATGTTGAGAATTTGATGGAGGAATATGTAAGCACTTACGAGGATGTCACACGGCTCTTGATTAAG GGACTTTCAAGTAGAAAGGTTGGAGCAACAAGCATAAATTTGAAAAGTTCAAGGTCCCATATTGTGTTTACATGCATCATTGAGTCATGGTGTAAG GAAAATGCGTCAACGTGCTTTGGTAGTTTGAAGACAAGCAGAATTACTCTTGTTGATCTTGCTGGGTTTGAGAGAAACATACTTGAAGATGCTGATATACAGTGTGTTAAGGAAGgaaaatatgtgaacaagtccACATCACAGCTGGG ACATGTGGTTAATATCCTCGCTGAAAATGGTGGTTCCAGGATCCTTGAAAATGTGCCCTACAACAGTTCCTGTTTAACCCATTTATTGAGAGAATCACTTGGAGGGAATGCCAAACTCTCTGTCATATGCACTGTCTCTCAGGATGACAA GCATATGAGTGACACAATAAGCACACTCAGGTTTGGAAAACTGGTTAAACTAATGCAGAATGATTCAGTAATCAATGAAATCTCAGAAGATGATGTTAATGATTTGAGCGATCAGATTCGTCTGCTGAAG GAAGAACTAATAAGAGCAAAAACAAATGTTAATGTGTTTGGAAGCAATGATGGCTACCTCAAAGGACAAAGCGCGCGAGAAAGCTTAAATCAGTTGAGAGTGAGCCTTAACCGCTCACTGATGTTACCCCATAATGTTAATGATTTTGAAGATGATATTCACTTCAGTGAGGATGACATAAAAGAACTAGCAATCCAAATTAGTGATGTTCAGAATTCATATGAGAACGCAATCCAAATTAGTGATGTTCAGAATTCATATGAGAACTCAAAAGAAACTTTTGAGAGCAAAGACTGCAGCAAATATTCCTCAGCTGAAGGCTGTGAAGCAGAATGTTATATGAGCTGTTCAGAAAGCGAAAACGAAGAAATTAGCTCTGTTCGTCGTACCCGGACAGTGCTACATCCAGGTAGCATTTCAATCAATACAGACCACCAGTGCCCTGCTCTCCAAAATCCTGAGTTGTCTGAGTCTCCAAAGTTTCAAAATACCACAAGGAAAAATCTAATTCTATCGTCAAATCCCTCATCAAGTGGGAATGCTGTGCAACATATAATTAAAAGTTCTGGGTTCCCACAAACCGAACAACAGGAAGAAAATAAGGCCCACCCTCAATCGAGGTCAAGCAGAATATTTCCTGGGCCAGCTGAGTCCTTGGCTGCTAGCCTTCATAGAGGTTTACAGATAATTGACCATTACCATCAAAATTCTGTATCAACAAGATCGTCGATCTCCTCCTTCTCATTTGACCATTTTGCACTGAGACCATGCATGTCTACTAGCAAAGTCAAAACACTTACTCAAGAATCATTAGAAGGGGAGCAATTTTCTGATGCTGTATCTGTGTCTTTACTCTGTTCAAATTGTCAGCAGAAGGAGAGTAAACCCTCTAATGAAGTCCAGGATAGGTTAAATACAAGGATAGCACTAGTGGATGAATCTAGTGCTACTGAACATGCAGATCAAGAGCCTAAG GATTTTGAGAAAGATTTACTACAAGCTCtggagagagagaagaagctTGAAATTGTTTGTAAGGATCAAACAGAGAAGATTGCACAGCTAAATCAAATG CTATCGAAGTACAAATGTGATAAGGACAGTCATTCAATAAATGACAAAGAAAAG CTTGTAAGTTGGAATGGCTGTGAAGGTAATGGACAAGATTTCATAAACGAGAAGTGTGACAATAAAGAAGTCCAGGGAGTGGAGAACCATAACGATGGTGGCAACAAACGCTTCGATATGCTTGAGAAGGAAGCACTTctaaaagaaattgaagatctgAGGAGCAAACTGCAGTCAAATCCAGATGCATATATGAATAAATCAGTTGACAAAGTTCAATCCTCATTGTTGCAGTCAATTCAGGAAAGAAAGAGTGGCATATATGCTAAAGTTCTAAACGAAGAAGAACTTGAGAAGGAAAGAGAAAGATGGATAGAATTGGAGAGTGATTGGATTTCTCTAACAGATGAACTTAGAATTGATCTTGAGTCCAACCGCCACAGAGCAGAGAAGGTAGAGATGGAACTAAAACTGCAGAAGAAGTGCACAGAGGAGTTGGATGATGCACTTAAAAGAGCTGTCCTTGGTAATGCTAAAATGGTTGAGCACTATGCTGAACTGCAGGAGAAGCACAACGACTTGATTGAAAGACACCGTTTGATGGTGGAGGGGATACAAGATATTAAAAAGGCTGCCGCAAAAGCAGGAACTAAAGGTTGTGGTGCTCGTTTTGCCAAGTCTCTTGCATCTGAGCTCTCTGCTTTAAGGGtagaaagagagagggagaggggCCTGCTTAAAAAGGAGAACAGAAGTCTTAAAGCTCAACTTAGAGACACTGCAGAAGCAGTTCATGCTGCAGGGGAACTTCTCGTCAGATTGAGAGAATCACAGGAAACAGTTTATTTTGCAGAG GAAAAACTCGCAAAAGCCCAGGAAGAGAATGACAAGCTGAGGAAGCAGTTAGAGAAGCTAAAGAGCAAACACAAGATGGAGATCAATACGATGAAACATTACCTTGCTGAGAGTAGGTTGCCAGAAGCTGCATTACGGGCACTAAATCGGAAAGAATATGATGTAACACAAAGTCATACTGCTTCACATTCTTCAGGTTATGATGATCAACCATGGAGAGCAGAATTTGGTGCCATATATCAAGACCAACATTATTGA
- the LOC116009704 gene encoding kinesin-like protein KIN-12F isoform X1 — MADNRFLRKISTSTFRSLLPKSVLSKNKRSSSRAKPKFNNENAAPLHPNFQISDTKFLRSNSVTQKPLPELENSPPTELTTSDIRPQPPELPEPPVKVVVRIRPGHDPTIGGRIVANASKGSVSVGDREFTFDSILGSSSTQEDAFQLVGVPLVKDALAGYNTSLLAYGQTGSGKTYTMWGPPSAMVEAPSANCLQGVVPRIFQMLFSNIQHEQETSGDKQRTYQCRCSFLEIFDEHIGDLLDPSQRNLKIKDDAKYGFYVENLMEEYVSTYEDVTRLLIKGLSSRKVGATSINLKSSRSHIVFTCIIESWCKENASTCFGSLKTSRITLVDLAGFERNILEDADIQCVKEGKYVNKSTSQLGHVVNILAENGGSRILENVPYNSSCLTHLLRESLGGNAKLSVICTVSQDDKHMSDTISTLRFGKLVKLMQNDSVINEISEDDVNDLSDQIRLLKEELIRAKTNVNVFGSNDGYLKGQSARESLNQLRVSLNRSLMLPHNVNDFEDDIHFSEDDIKELAIQISDVQNSYENAIQISDVQNSYENSKETFESKDCSKYSSAEGCEAECYMSCSESENEEISSVRRTRTVLHPGSISINTDHQCPALQNPELSESPKFQNTTRKNLILSSNPSSSGNAVQHIIKSSGFPQTEQQEENKAHPQSRSSRIFPGPAESLAASLHRGLQIIDHYHQNSVSTRSSISSFSFDHFALRPCMSTSKVKTLTQESLEGEQFSDAVSVSLLCSNCQQKESKPSNEVQDRLNTRIALVDESSATEHADQEPKQDFEKDLLQALEREKKLEIVCKDQTEKIAQLNQMLSKYKCDKDSHSINDKEKLVSWNGCEGNGQDFINEKCDNKEVQGVENHNDGGNKRFDMLEKEALLKEIEDLRSKLQSNPDAYMNKSVDKVQSSLLQSIQERKSGIYAKVLNEEELEKERERWIELESDWISLTDELRIDLESNRHRAEKVEMELKLQKKCTEELDDALKRAVLGNAKMVEHYAELQEKHNDLIERHRLMVEGIQDIKKAAAKAGTKGCGARFAKSLASELSALRVERERERGLLKKENRSLKAQLRDTAEAVHAAGELLVRLRESQETVYFAEEKLAKAQEENDKLRKQLEKLKSKHKMEINTMKHYLAESRLPEAALRALNRKEYDVTQSHTASHSSGYDDQPWRAEFGAIYQDQHY, encoded by the exons ATGGCAGACAACAGATTCTTGAGAAAAATTTCTACCTCAACCTTCCGAAGTCTCCTTCCCAAGTCGGTTCTATCAAAGAACAAGAGGAGTTCCAGCCGTGCAAAACCCAAATTCAACAACGAAAATGCAGCTCCGCTCCACCCCAACTTTCAGATCAGTGACACCAAATTCTTACGCTCAAACTCAGTCACCCAAAAGCCATTACCGGAACTCGAAAATTCCCCTCCAACAGAACTCACCACATCAGATATCCGGCCACAGCCCCCTGAACTTCCCGAACCGCCGGTCAAA GTTGTAGTAAGGATTAGACCTGGACATGATCCCACAATTGGAGGTCGGATAGTTGCGAACGCTTCTAAGGGTTCAGTGTCCGTTGGTGATAGAGAGTTCACTTTTGATTCAATATTAGGCTCGAGTTCCACTCAG GAGGATGCATTTCAATTGGTTGGTGTTCCTCTGGTGAAGGATGCATTAGCAGGTTACAACACATCACTCTTGGCTTATGGACAG ACTGGTAGTGGAAAGACCTACACGATGTGGGGACCTCCAAGTGCTATGGTTGAGGCTCCATCGGCCAATTGTCTGCAGGGTGTTGTTCCTCGCATTTTCCAGATGCTCTTCTCTAATATTCAACAT GAACAAGAGACCTCTGGAGATAAACAGAGAACTTACCAGTGCCGCTGTTCATTCCTTGAG ATTTTCGATGAACATATTGGAGATTTACTGGATCCTTCCCAGAGGAATTTGAAG ATAAAGGATGATGCCAAGTATGGATTTTATGTTGAGAATTTGATGGAGGAATATGTAAGCACTTACGAGGATGTCACACGGCTCTTGATTAAG GGACTTTCAAGTAGAAAGGTTGGAGCAACAAGCATAAATTTGAAAAGTTCAAGGTCCCATATTGTGTTTACATGCATCATTGAGTCATGGTGTAAG GAAAATGCGTCAACGTGCTTTGGTAGTTTGAAGACAAGCAGAATTACTCTTGTTGATCTTGCTGGGTTTGAGAGAAACATACTTGAAGATGCTGATATACAGTGTGTTAAGGAAGgaaaatatgtgaacaagtccACATCACAGCTGGG ACATGTGGTTAATATCCTCGCTGAAAATGGTGGTTCCAGGATCCTTGAAAATGTGCCCTACAACAGTTCCTGTTTAACCCATTTATTGAGAGAATCACTTGGAGGGAATGCCAAACTCTCTGTCATATGCACTGTCTCTCAGGATGACAA GCATATGAGTGACACAATAAGCACACTCAGGTTTGGAAAACTGGTTAAACTAATGCAGAATGATTCAGTAATCAATGAAATCTCAGAAGATGATGTTAATGATTTGAGCGATCAGATTCGTCTGCTGAAG GAAGAACTAATAAGAGCAAAAACAAATGTTAATGTGTTTGGAAGCAATGATGGCTACCTCAAAGGACAAAGCGCGCGAGAAAGCTTAAATCAGTTGAGAGTGAGCCTTAACCGCTCACTGATGTTACCCCATAATGTTAATGATTTTGAAGATGATATTCACTTCAGTGAGGATGACATAAAAGAACTAGCAATCCAAATTAGTGATGTTCAGAATTCATATGAGAACGCAATCCAAATTAGTGATGTTCAGAATTCATATGAGAACTCAAAAGAAACTTTTGAGAGCAAAGACTGCAGCAAATATTCCTCAGCTGAAGGCTGTGAAGCAGAATGTTATATGAGCTGTTCAGAAAGCGAAAACGAAGAAATTAGCTCTGTTCGTCGTACCCGGACAGTGCTACATCCAGGTAGCATTTCAATCAATACAGACCACCAGTGCCCTGCTCTCCAAAATCCTGAGTTGTCTGAGTCTCCAAAGTTTCAAAATACCACAAGGAAAAATCTAATTCTATCGTCAAATCCCTCATCAAGTGGGAATGCTGTGCAACATATAATTAAAAGTTCTGGGTTCCCACAAACCGAACAACAGGAAGAAAATAAGGCCCACCCTCAATCGAGGTCAAGCAGAATATTTCCTGGGCCAGCTGAGTCCTTGGCTGCTAGCCTTCATAGAGGTTTACAGATAATTGACCATTACCATCAAAATTCTGTATCAACAAGATCGTCGATCTCCTCCTTCTCATTTGACCATTTTGCACTGAGACCATGCATGTCTACTAGCAAAGTCAAAACACTTACTCAAGAATCATTAGAAGGGGAGCAATTTTCTGATGCTGTATCTGTGTCTTTACTCTGTTCAAATTGTCAGCAGAAGGAGAGTAAACCCTCTAATGAAGTCCAGGATAGGTTAAATACAAGGATAGCACTAGTGGATGAATCTAGTGCTACTGAACATGCAGATCAAGAGCCTAAG CAGGATTTTGAGAAAGATTTACTACAAGCTCtggagagagagaagaagctTGAAATTGTTTGTAAGGATCAAACAGAGAAGATTGCACAGCTAAATCAAATG CTATCGAAGTACAAATGTGATAAGGACAGTCATTCAATAAATGACAAAGAAAAG CTTGTAAGTTGGAATGGCTGTGAAGGTAATGGACAAGATTTCATAAACGAGAAGTGTGACAATAAAGAAGTCCAGGGAGTGGAGAACCATAACGATGGTGGCAACAAACGCTTCGATATGCTTGAGAAGGAAGCACTTctaaaagaaattgaagatctgAGGAGCAAACTGCAGTCAAATCCAGATGCATATATGAATAAATCAGTTGACAAAGTTCAATCCTCATTGTTGCAGTCAATTCAGGAAAGAAAGAGTGGCATATATGCTAAAGTTCTAAACGAAGAAGAACTTGAGAAGGAAAGAGAAAGATGGATAGAATTGGAGAGTGATTGGATTTCTCTAACAGATGAACTTAGAATTGATCTTGAGTCCAACCGCCACAGAGCAGAGAAGGTAGAGATGGAACTAAAACTGCAGAAGAAGTGCACAGAGGAGTTGGATGATGCACTTAAAAGAGCTGTCCTTGGTAATGCTAAAATGGTTGAGCACTATGCTGAACTGCAGGAGAAGCACAACGACTTGATTGAAAGACACCGTTTGATGGTGGAGGGGATACAAGATATTAAAAAGGCTGCCGCAAAAGCAGGAACTAAAGGTTGTGGTGCTCGTTTTGCCAAGTCTCTTGCATCTGAGCTCTCTGCTTTAAGGGtagaaagagagagggagaggggCCTGCTTAAAAAGGAGAACAGAAGTCTTAAAGCTCAACTTAGAGACACTGCAGAAGCAGTTCATGCTGCAGGGGAACTTCTCGTCAGATTGAGAGAATCACAGGAAACAGTTTATTTTGCAGAG GAAAAACTCGCAAAAGCCCAGGAAGAGAATGACAAGCTGAGGAAGCAGTTAGAGAAGCTAAAGAGCAAACACAAGATGGAGATCAATACGATGAAACATTACCTTGCTGAGAGTAGGTTGCCAGAAGCTGCATTACGGGCACTAAATCGGAAAGAATATGATGTAACACAAAGTCATACTGCTTCACATTCTTCAGGTTATGATGATCAACCATGGAGAGCAGAATTTGGTGCCATATATCAAGACCAACATTATTGA
- the LOC116009715 gene encoding uncharacterized protein LOC116009715 — MQGLNLCGIFGASEMMGFSAAAPKSLAHCFSLRNSEHKPVQFQSFKYPPRRIISCKLESIGFEERMSPNEVKKEIGKCYELIHRLGRGVVYLGSARMGPGHPHYTQAFELGKEIATLLDCTSWSGAGSGLMDAVTKGALQAGKAVGGFKIDKEAGEWTATNFHSYLPSETYLTCRFFSARKHGLVDAAVRSSSLDKTAVIGLPGGIGTLDEIFELMALIQLDRIGSVLPVPFLLMNYDSFYSKLLDFLHECENWGTLSKGEAASIWKVCNNNSEALSYLSEFYSDKSVDNCRKATPSDCETAL; from the exons ATGCAAGGACTAAATCTTTGTGGTATTTTTGGAGCATCTGAGATGATGGGTTTTTCTGCTGCCGCTCCTAAATCATTGGCTCATTGTTTTTCTCTTAGAAATTCTGAGCACAAACCTGTGCAGTTTCAATCTTTCAAGTACCCACCAAGAAGGATCATTTCCTGCAAGCTTGAGTCAATTGGATTTGAAGAAAGAATGAGCCCGAATGAG GTGAAGAAAGAGATTGGGAAATGTTATGAATTGATACATAGGCTTGGCAGGGGTGTTGTGTATTTGGGCTCTGCAAGGATGGGTCCTGGCCATCCACACTATACACAAGCATTTGAGTTGGGGAAAGAG ATTGCAACCCTCTTGGATTGTACTTCATGGTCGGGAGCTGGATCAGGCCTTATGGATGCTGTCACAAAAGGTGCTTTACAAGCCGGAAAGGCTGTTGGTGGTTTTAAGATAGACAAAGAAGCTGGGGAATGGACGGCCACAAATTTTCACTCATACTTGCCATCAGAAACATACCTTACTTGCAG GTTTTTCTCTGCGAGGAAGCATGGTTTAGTAGATGCTGCTGTTAGATCTAGTAGCTTGGATAAGACGGCTGTGATTGGTCTGCCTGGAGGAATTGGCACTCTGGATGAGATATTTGAGCTTATGGCATTGATCCAACTTGATCGAATTGGCTCAGTTCTCCCCGTTCCTTTCCTTTTGATGAACTATGATTCGTTTTATTCAAAGCTGCTCGACTTTCTCCATGAATGTGAGAACTGGGGTACACTCTCCAAGGGCGAGGCTGCATCGATATGGAAAGTTTGTAACAATAACTCGGAAGCTTTGTCATATTTGTCAGAATTTTATAGCGATAAGTCTGTTGATAATTGTAGAAAAGCAACACCAAGTGATTGTGAAACTGCACTGTAA
- the LOC116007426 gene encoding 40S ribosomal protein S8-like: MGISRDSMHKRRATGGKQKAWRKKRKYELGRQPANTKLAPNAKTVRRVRVRGGNVKWRALRLDTGNYSWGSEAVTRKTRILDVVYNASNNELVRTQTLVKSAIVQVDAAPFKQWYLQHYGVDIGRKKKAAASAKKEGDETEAAPEEKKSNHVLRKLEQRQKDRKIDPHIEEQFGSGRLLAAIASRPGQCGRADGYILEGKELEFYMKKIQRKKGKAAGGGA; the protein is encoded by the exons ATGG GTATATCTCGGGATTCGATGCATAAAAGACGAGCCACTGGAGGCAAGCAGAAGGcttggaggaagaagagaaa GTATGAGCTTGGAAGGCAACCTGCAAACACAAAACTGGCACCCAATGCTAAAACAGTTCGAAGGGTTCGGGTTCGAGGAGGCAATGTGAAGTGGCGTGCCCTGAGGTTGGACACTGGGAACTACTCTTGGGGAAGCGAGGCTGTGACTAGGAAGACCAGAATCTTGGATGTGGTTTATAATGCCTCAAATAATGAGTTGGTTAGGACCCAGACCTTGGTTAAGAGTGCCATTGTTCAAGTGGATGCTGCACCGTTTAAACAGTGGTATCTCCAGCACTATGGAGTTGACATTGGCCGCAAGAAGAAGGCTGCTGCTTCGGCCAAGAAAGAAGGAGAT GAGACTGAGGCTGCTCCAGAGGAGAAGAAGAGCAACCATGTCCTCAGGAAGCTGGAACAACGCCAGAAGGATCGTAAAATTGACCCACATATTGAAGAGCAATTTGGGAGTGGCCGCTTATTAGCTGCAATTGCTTCAAGGCCTGGCCAGTGTGGTCGTGCTGATGG CTACATTTTGGAGGGGAAGGAGCTAGAGTTTTATATgaagaaaattcaaagaaagaaAGGGAAGGCTGCTGGTGGTGGTGCTTAG